Proteins found in one Mucilaginibacter gracilis genomic segment:
- a CDS encoding PorP/SprF family type IX secretion system membrane protein → MRHVKHYILIVSIALLARHAQAQQTIQFSQYVFNGLALNPAYAGYKDYLTLNLSSRIQWVGFPGAPKTGTASIDGLLNTTDKNVGLGLIATFDQLGPETTSSVYANYAYRLRLDALDTKRLCFGIGLGVIQYRLNGDVFSATDAGDANIPAGTQSNLTPDFRLGVYYYSPHIYAGASLFNVLSGLNTNLVDNMQLIRQVRTAYFTAGAMLPLSDYIDIKPSAMLKSDFKGPGNLDVGAYLVFNKTVWLGSSYRTSVPVWSNSDLQSGLSTDDAVAAILQINVNDHFRIGYSFDFTTSKLASYQSGSHELSLSIGFPGKKQRVVSPRYF, encoded by the coding sequence ATGAGGCACGTAAAACACTACATCCTAATTGTATCTATAGCGTTGCTGGCCCGGCACGCGCAGGCGCAGCAAACCATACAGTTTAGCCAGTATGTATTTAACGGGCTGGCACTTAACCCCGCATACGCTGGTTATAAAGATTATTTAACGCTAAACCTAAGCAGCCGCATACAATGGGTAGGCTTCCCCGGCGCGCCAAAAACCGGAACGGCATCAATAGATGGTTTGCTTAATACTACCGATAAAAATGTAGGCCTGGGCCTTATTGCCACTTTCGACCAGTTAGGGCCCGAAACAACCTCGTCTGTTTACGCCAACTATGCCTATCGTTTAAGGTTAGATGCTTTAGATACCAAACGCCTTTGTTTTGGCATTGGCCTGGGCGTAATTCAATACCGCTTAAACGGCGATGTATTTAGTGCTACCGATGCCGGCGACGCTAACATACCCGCCGGAACTCAAAGCAATTTAACTCCCGATTTTCGCCTGGGTGTGTATTACTATTCGCCGCATATTTATGCAGGGGCATCTCTTTTTAACGTTCTTTCGGGATTAAATACTAACCTGGTTGATAATATGCAATTGATTAGGCAGGTGCGCACAGCCTATTTTACAGCGGGTGCTATGCTACCTTTGTCGGATTATATCGACATCAAACCATCGGCCATGCTAAAGTCGGATTTTAAGGGGCCAGGTAATTTAGATGTTGGTGCCTACCTTGTTTTTAATAAAACGGTTTGGCTTGGCTCGTCATACCGCACCAGCGTTCCGGTATGGAGCAACAGCGATTTGCAAAGCGGCCTGAGTACCGATGATGCCGTTGCCGCCATTTTACAAATTAACGTGAACGACCATTTCCGGATAGGATATTCGTTCGATTTTACTACGAGCAAACTTGCCAGCTATCAATCAGGCTCGCACGAGCTTTCGTTGAGCATTGGTTTCCCCGGTAAAAAACAACGGGTTGTTAGTCCACGATATTTTTAG
- a CDS encoding OmpA family protein — MKKASLTVILITLIIGYANAQEQLSVKQQADILYNRFEYFKSLSYYLKLASGNKNDVKLLERIADCYLNINRYNDAEEWYAKVVAKPRASKTAHCHYADVLLRNQKFELAKQQYRLALPSDTATLNLKLGNCDSAALWMKQTTRYAVNAVKGLNSAASDWGATYAGNTALIFTSDRDAQYPETDNRTGNNFFKLYQSATGNGQAKQMAFTDMYGYELANSYHLGPIALNSSADTAYITVTTEEDLRKLPIDPSAQKGQRVVTRRLQLLAAAKNKGKWTVFNSFKYNKIQLYSVGNACLSSDGKVLYFASDMPGGQGKTDIWYCEKQRDGSWGTPTNCGKTINTNEEDNFPFVAANGTLYYASKGLPGMGGYDIYSATGAKNQWSTPQNLKYPINSTSDDFYCITRDGLSGYLSSNREGGQGNDDIYSFTAIADTLPAKPILAVTPPPIAPAPPQEGFVLQTIYYDLDKATIRPDAAMKLNQLVAILTQHPNIKIELASYTDSRASYSYNQALSERRAKAALYYLSQHGILANRIKTSAYGKTHLVNNCAIPAQCTEAEHQLNRRTEFKVAGQ; from the coding sequence ATGAAAAAAGCCAGTTTAACCGTTATACTCATCACCTTAATTATTGGCTACGCCAACGCGCAGGAACAACTCAGCGTAAAGCAACAGGCCGATATACTGTATAACCGGTTTGAGTATTTTAAAAGCCTGAGCTATTACCTAAAACTGGCCTCCGGTAATAAAAACGATGTTAAGTTATTGGAGCGCATTGCCGATTGCTACCTCAACATAAACCGCTATAACGATGCCGAAGAGTGGTACGCCAAAGTTGTAGCAAAACCCAGAGCATCCAAAACCGCACATTGCCATTACGCGGATGTTTTACTTCGCAACCAAAAGTTTGAGCTGGCCAAACAACAGTACCGACTTGCTTTGCCAAGCGACACAGCAACACTAAACCTTAAATTGGGTAACTGCGATTCGGCTGCACTTTGGATGAAACAAACAACACGTTACGCGGTAAACGCCGTAAAAGGGTTAAACAGTGCCGCTTCCGATTGGGGAGCAACTTACGCAGGCAACACCGCGCTAATTTTTACTTCCGACAGGGACGCGCAGTACCCCGAAACCGATAATCGCACCGGCAATAACTTTTTCAAGTTGTACCAAAGTGCTACGGGGAACGGCCAGGCCAAACAGATGGCATTTACCGATATGTATGGATACGAATTAGCAAACTCGTACCATTTAGGCCCAATAGCACTAAACAGCAGTGCAGATACGGCGTATATTACAGTTACTACGGAAGAGGATCTCCGCAAATTACCTATCGACCCATCTGCCCAGAAGGGCCAGCGGGTTGTTACGCGCCGTTTGCAGTTATTGGCGGCAGCTAAAAACAAAGGCAAGTGGACGGTATTTAACAGCTTTAAATACAACAAAATCCAACTATATTCTGTTGGTAATGCCTGCTTATCTTCAGATGGTAAAGTGCTTTACTTTGCCTCGGATATGCCGGGCGGCCAGGGAAAAACCGACATTTGGTATTGCGAGAAACAGCGCGACGGATCGTGGGGCACACCAACCAATTGCGGTAAAACCATCAATACAAACGAGGAAGACAATTTTCCGTTTGTTGCAGCCAACGGAACGCTTTATTATGCCAGCAAAGGCTTGCCGGGCATGGGCGGTTATGATATTTACAGTGCTACAGGCGCAAAAAACCAGTGGAGCACTCCGCAAAATTTAAAGTACCCCATCAACTCCACCAGTGATGATTTTTACTGTATAACCCGTGATGGTTTAAGTGGATACCTTTCATCAAACCGCGAGGGTGGCCAGGGTAACGACGATATTTACAGCTTTACCGCTATAGCAGATACGCTGCCTGCAAAGCCAATACTGGCGGTTACACCACCGCCAATAGCACCTGCGCCTCCACAGGAGGGCTTTGTACTGCAAACCATTTATTATGATTTGGATAAGGCAACCATAAGGCCGGATGCCGCTATGAAGCTCAATCAGCTTGTTGCTATTTTAACGCAACACCCCAACATCAAAATTGAGCTGGCATCGTATACCGATTCGCGCGCCTCATACAGCTACAACCAGGCCCTCTCCGAGCGGCGTGCCAAAGCCGCCTTATACTACCTTTCGCAACATGGCATTTTAGCAAACCGCATAAAAACAAGCGCTTACGGCAAAACACATTTGGTAAATAATTGCGCCATACCGGCCCAATGCACCGAGGCCGAGCATCAACTAAACCGC